The Eikenella corrodens genome segment AGGCACCCGACGTAGTCTGCGTGGGTGAGGTGCGTAACGAACATTCCATGGAATATGCCCTGCAATTGGCGCAAACCGGTCACTTATGTTTCTTCACCATCCACGCCACCAACGCCAGCCAAACCGTTGAGCGTATTATGAACTTGTATCCGGAAGAGCGGCATCCGCAAATTCTGATGGACTTGGCATTGAACTTGGTGGCCATTATCGGCCAGCGTTTGGTGCTGAAAAAAGGCGGCAAAGGCCGAAATGCCATCATCGACTTGCTGATCAACACTCCCGCGATGCAGGACCACGTGTTCAAAAACCAGCTGCTTGAGGCTCGTGAACTGATGGAACGCGCCGAGGACGACGGCATGCAAACCTTCGACCAAGACTTGTTCCGCCTCTACATCAACAACGAAATCGACTACGACGAAGCCCTGCGCCAGGCCGAATCTGCCAACGACTTGCGCCTGCGCATCAAGCTCTACGAAGAAGGCCGCGAAAGCACGCATATCTTCGAACGCGTAAACGATTTGAACCTGATGTAAGCAGCCCAAACCAGAGGCTGATAGAGGCTACCTGAAAAACACCAGACGGATTTTCAGGTAGCCTCTACCGTTTTTCATATCAACAGGCAAACTGTCTTAATACCTTGCCTTTTCTCGCTAAATACCTACTATTTCACACCAGATGGCGAGTTGATGAGTACAAATAGCACAGCAGCGTGCACCCATCCTGAAAAATACAATCATTTAACTACGCCCACCCTTGTAACCAAAACTTTCAGGTAGCCTCTACACCATCCGCCAACACATCATGAATATCACCCACTCCACCGAATACCGCCGCGGCCTCTACTGTGTCATCGGCTGCTATCTGATTTGGGGCTTTTTCCCGCTCTACTGGCTGCCCCTAGTTGGTCAGCCCATCAGCGCCGGGCAACTGATGGCACACCGTATCGTATGGGCATCGCTGCTCGCCATCGGCGCGGTAGCCTGCTCACCTTCTGCCCGCACCCAGCTCGTACAAGCCGTCAAAAGCCGCCAAACCCTCACCGCCTTCGCCATCTGTTCCACCTTATTGGCAACAAACTGGCTGCTCTATTTGGCCGCCATCACCCAACGGCAGGTATTGCAAGCCAGCCTAGGCTACTTCATCGCACCCCTCGCCAGCATCTTCTGCGGCCGACTGTTTCTGCGCGAAGCCCTGCGCCCGCTGCAAATCGGCGCCATTTTGTTGGCCATCGTTGGTGTGGTATGGCTTTCTGCCTGGGGCGGGCAGATGCCTTGGATTGCACTGGGCCTCGGCGTAAGCTGGAGCATATACGGCCTATTGCGCAAACTCGCCCCGCTGCCCGCCCTGCCCGGCTTCACACTGGAAACCCTGATGCTGCTGCCCTTTGCCCTCCTGTATCTGGGCTGGCACTATCGGCACGGCAGCCTGGTCTTCACCCAATTGCCGCCCCTACCCTTGGCCATCGTAATCGGCAGCGGTGCCGCCACCATGATTCCGCTGCTGCTATTTGCCGCCGCCGCGCAACGCATCCGCCTCACCACCATCGGCATATTGCAATACCTCTCGCCCAGCCTGCAATTCCTACTCGGACTCACCGCCTTTCACGAGCCGTTCAGCCGTATGCAGTTTGCCGGTTATCTGTGGGTATGGGCGGGTGTGGCACTGTTTGTGTGGGCCGCACGTAAAAAACAGGCTACCTGAAAGCTAATCAATACGATAAAGCAACCCAACACTGGTTTAGCTTGATATCCACCCACTATAAAAGGCTACCTGAAATCTTTCAGGTAGCCTTTTAGCTTAACCAACTATCTTCACTCTGCCTTACCTTCCTCCAAACAATTCGCCCTGGTTGCCGCTGTGCCGTTTTTGCAGGCATCTTGAGCCGGAGCAGTCGAGCCTTCTTGTGCTCCTGATTCCGACCCCGCCTCTTTCGATAAGGCGGCCAGCACCCGGGCGTATTCGGGCGATTGGCGCATCAGCACGCGAGCGGCTTCTTTCAGATTGTTGATGTCTTCACGCGGCAGGTAAAAGCTGGTGGAAATATTGAGCACGTTTTTGCGCAGGGTAGAATCGGGCAAATCGCGCAAGCTTAGGCTCACGAAATGCAGGCTGATCGGCTGGCCTCGGCGGCTACCGGCCTGGCTGTTCCATTGGTCGGCCACAGCGCGGATGCGGCGTAGCGACTCTTGCGAATTTTGGTCGATGGGCACGTTGATGATGGCGCCCAACACATCGTAGAGGCCGGGCACTTTGGCGCTTTGGTCAATAGTACTGTCAAGCTGGTTTTGCGCGTTCACGCTGATCACGATGATTTTGCGCACGTTTTGGTTGGCCAGCTGGCGGTGCAGAATTTGGCTGGGATAGATTTCAGTGGCTTCCAGCAAGCCGCGTAAGCCGAGGTTGTCGGTGAGGCCGCCGTCGAGCAAATGGACATAAGGACGGTTTTTGCTGTCTTGATATAGCGCCAACTCTTGGCCAAACTCGCGGCGGGTTCGGGCTTGCTGCTGCTCGTCGCTGCCGTGCTCCAACGCGTTTTGCAGGCGCGGCGGCAGGGTGTAGCCGCAGTTGCCGCCGTTGTTGTTAATCGTAATCGGGCTGAACACCACGGGTACGGCGCTGGAGGCGGCCACAGCGCGCGCTAGGCGCACATCGGAAAGGTTGAGGCACATCATGTCGAAAAATTCTTGTGTGAAATCAAAGCGCCGACCTATCGACATATCGGTGGCCGACACCACGGCAAACGGGCCTTTGCGACGGCTGGCCAAATCGCCGAAGGTAGCATGGCCGAACAGGGTGGCTTCAAACTGCTCCTGCAGCAAATCGCCACGCCCGAATTCGGGCGAGGTCAGGCGCGGCAGGTTGGCCAGCGAGAACACCTGCCGGCTCACCAGTTTTTGGAAATTCTGCTTCAAGAATTGCTGTTCAAATGCAGGGATGGTATCGCGCCCATGGAGCGAATAATAAGTAGCCAGCACCGAGCCGCCGGACACGCCGTACACCAAGTCCACGCTATCGAGCAGCGGTTTTTCCCGCCCTTCGATGTACACCGGCTGTTTGGCCAACTCTTCGAGCACGCCGTAGCCCAAAGCCGCCGCGCGCGTGCCGCCGCCGGAAAACAACAGCACCACGAATACATCGTCGTTTTGCTGCGCAATGCTCTGCTCCAGCCGGTAGCCCTGCGTGGTATCTACTTTCGAAATAGTGGCCACCGGCCGATAGTTCACCAGCGAGCAGGCTCCAAGCAGCGACAACAGCCCCGCCGCCACACCGCGTTTCAGCACAGCATTGCACGCACAAATCCGCATAAACCAACCTTTCACACTTAATCTAAACCATAACGCAGGCTACCTGAAAAATAGAAAACCAATTTTCAGGTAGCCTCAAGCGCATTATAACAAAGCCGCTTCCCCTAGAGGCTAGCTGGAATGCCGCAGCATAATGACACACCAGGCACCGCAAGGTAAGATACACGCTTTCTATCCAACACAAGCAATATGACCATTCCCGCCAATATGCTGGCCGCGGTAGACCTCGGCTCCAACAGTTTCCGCCTGCAAATCTGCACCAACCACAACGGGCAGCTACAAATCGTTGATTCCATCAAAGATATGGTGCGCTTTGCCGCCGGGCTGGACGAACACAAACAACTCGACCAAGCCGCCCAAGAGCGGGCACTGGCCTGCCTGGCCAAATTCCACGAGCGCCTGCGCGGCTTTCCGCCCGAGCAGGTGCGCGCCGTGGCCACCAACACCTTCCGCGTGGCCAAAAATATCGCTCCCTTCATGCCCCGCGCCGAAGCTGCCTTGGGTTTTCCCATCGAAATCATCGCCGGGCGCGAAGAAGCCCGCCTTATCTACACCGGCGTCATCCACACCCTGCCGCCCGGCAGCGGGCAGATGCTGGTGGTCGATATTGGCGGCGGCTCCACCGAATTCGTAATCGGCAGCCGTCTGCAGCCCGACATCACCGAAAGTCTCAATCTCGGCTGCGTAAGCTACAGCCTGCGTTTCTTCCCTAAAGGCAAAGTATCCGCCGAATCCTTCAAGCTGGCCGTCAACACCGCCCGCAGCGAAATCCAACGCATTGCCAAGCTGTTGAAAAGCACCGGCTGGCAGCTGGCCGTGGGTACTTCCGGCACTGCCCGCACCCTGCGCGACCTCATTGCTGCCGCCAATCCCGAAGACAACCGCATCACCCCCGCTGC includes the following:
- the rarD gene encoding EamA family transporter RarD — encoded protein: MNITHSTEYRRGLYCVIGCYLIWGFFPLYWLPLVGQPISAGQLMAHRIVWASLLAIGAVACSPSARTQLVQAVKSRQTLTAFAICSTLLATNWLLYLAAITQRQVLQASLGYFIAPLASIFCGRLFLREALRPLQIGAILLAIVGVVWLSAWGGQMPWIALGLGVSWSIYGLLRKLAPLPALPGFTLETLMLLPFALLYLGWHYRHGSLVFTQLPPLPLAIVIGSGAATMIPLLLFAAAAQRIRLTTIGILQYLSPSLQFLLGLTAFHEPFSRMQFAGYLWVWAGVALFVWAARKKQAT
- a CDS encoding patatin-like phospholipase family protein; its protein translation is MRICACNAVLKRGVAAGLLSLLGACSLVNYRPVATISKVDTTQGYRLEQSIAQQNDDVFVVLLFSGGGTRAAALGYGVLEELAKQPVYIEGREKPLLDSVDLVYGVSGGSVLATYYSLHGRDTIPAFEQQFLKQNFQKLVSRQVFSLANLPRLTSPEFGRGDLLQEQFEATLFGHATFGDLASRRKGPFAVVSATDMSIGRRFDFTQEFFDMMCLNLSDVRLARAVAASSAVPVVFSPITINNNGGNCGYTLPPRLQNALEHGSDEQQQARTRREFGQELALYQDSKNRPYVHLLDGGLTDNLGLRGLLEATEIYPSQILHRQLANQNVRKIIVISVNAQNQLDSTIDQSAKVPGLYDVLGAIINVPIDQNSQESLRRIRAVADQWNSQAGSRRGQPISLHFVSLSLRDLPDSTLRKNVLNISTSFYLPREDINNLKEAARVLMRQSPEYARVLAALSKEAGSESGAQEGSTAPAQDACKNGTAATRANCLEEGKAE